The following proteins are co-located in the Fusarium verticillioides 7600 chromosome 7, whole genome shotgun sequence genome:
- a CDS encoding STE/STE11 protein kinase, whose product MAMLASKASFPAGLGASSLTPVSSQPTMAPPRRAPTMPSSGAYGSPTESEFNESDPAESVKNWDEEQVCEYLRSVKCGEYEKIFRKNHINGENLLEMDKDVLKEMGVEKVGDRVRLFLSIKKLRTRAYANEKKRNRDSFGGLDIHITAPHDSPRMHTSRGVPTSASNKRFSRQMDLHGALDNGMNSSRPNSPLPGTDLRNIRARGKTYATSPANVQGQRIVITNPDLPANRLGQEVIRVISTGGVTKVVKISACSTCEEVMRVTLRKFALREDHERNYCFWVLAGIDPDPGQCRRLGDTELWRIIKDQRRPERNRLILRRVPAGEPGEAELQRAAAIAMEEEQQKHARALETVDKRSQLKVQKMLGEKWNDQLQSPLSPISYQDRERNLHNAAKDLERPPSEIESRPARRVGALRQFGGLRPPSELIASDLTSYFPDHTREDIDRTARLSMRRSTRLSKVNSRLSVASSLSFASSVQDAPPIPTIADSWLNANSQLAKVKSRDSHIRVPQNAYNRDSVTSSVLDTLQEESSLEPNRKSYVSFTESGSDSAALSVTDPEGNTTATSYYDGDNSTGSGSFQELRQALTNDGDDVDEELQSFLAGESWGDDKWMKGALIGQGSFGSVYLALHAVTGELLAVKQVETPAPGANSQGDTRKKGMIEALKREISLLRDLRHPNIVQYLGCSSSADYLNIFLEYVPGGSVQTILNSYGALPEPLVRSFVRQILTGLSYLHNRDIIHRDIKGANILVDNKGTIKISDFGISKKLEASNILNGANNNKHRPSLQGSVFWMAPEVVKQTSYTRKADIWSLGCLVVEMMTGSHPFPDCSQLQAIFKIGGGKAAPTIPEHASEAAKEFLAQTFEIDHNLRPSADQLILSPFLIPIT is encoded by the exons atggccatgctAGCTTCAAAAGCGTCGTTTCCCGCCGGCTTGGGTGCTTCGTCTCTCACTCCTGTTTCTTCTCAACCCACAATGGCCCCTCCCAGGAGAGCTCCCACGATGCCCTCTTCAGGTGCTTATGGCAGCCCGACAGAATCCGAATTCAACGAAAGCGACCCCGCCGAATCCGTCAAGAACTGGGACGAAGAGCAGGTCTGCGAATACCTGCGGTCTGTAAAGTGCGGCGAGTATGAAAAGATCTTCCGAAAAAATCACATCAACGGCGAGAATCTTCTGGAAATGGATAAAGACGTGCTGAAAGAAAtgggtgttgagaaggtcggCGATCGTGTCCGCCTTTTCCTCAGCATCAAAAAGCTGAGAACCCGGGCATAtgccaacgagaagaaaCGGAATCGG GATTCATTTGGCGGACTCGACATTCACATCACTGCACCCCACGACTCACCAAGAATGCACACATCTCGAGGTGTTCCGACATCTGCTTCCAACAAGCGGTTTTCAAGGCAAATGGATTTACACGGTGCTTTGGATAATGGCATGAAttcctcaagaccaaacTCCCCTCTCCCCGGTACCGACCTGCGGAACATAAGGGCCCGAGGGAAGACGTATGCCACAAGCCCTGCCAATGTTCAAGGCCAAAGGATTGTGATTACCAACCCGGATCTTCCGGCAAACCGTCTG GGTCAAGAAGTTATCCGCGTTATATCGACTGGCGGCGTTACGAAGGTTGTCAAGATTTCCGCGTGTAGTACTTGCGAGGAGGTGATGCGGGTGACTCTTCGAAAGTTTGCTCTGCGTGAGGACCACGAAAGAAACTATTGTTTCTGGGTTTTGGCTGGCATCGATCCTGATCCAGGCCAGTGCCGACGACTGGGCGATACTGAACTTTGGCGCATTATCAAGGACCAACGACGACCAGAACGAAATCGACTGATATTACGGAGGGTTCCAGCAGGCGAACCAGGGGAGGCGGAACTGCAGCgcgctgctgccattgccatggaagaagaacaacagAAGCACGCCCGAGCGCTGGAAACAGTAGACAAGCGAAGTCAACTTAAGGTTCAGAAGATGCTTGGGGAGAAATGGAACGATCAACTGCAGTCCCCATTGTCGCCAATATCTTACCAGGACCGGGAACGAAATCTACACAATGCAGCCAAGGACCTGGAGCGCCCCCCATCAGAGATTGAATCGCGGCCGGCTCGACGTGTCGGAGCCCTGCGACAGTTTGGCGGTCTTCGACCTCCCAGCGAGTTGATTGCTTCTGATCTCACCTCGTACTTCCCTGACCACACCAGAGAAGACATTGACCGAACAGCCCGACTTTCCATGCGACGGTCAACTCGCTTGAGCAAGGTCAACAGCCGGCTCAGCGTTGCtagcagcctcagctttgCCTCTAGTGTCCAGGATGCGCCTCCCATCCCAACTATTGCTGATTCTTGGCTTAATGCCAACTCTCAGCTTGCCAAGGTGAAATCCCGGGACTCTCACATTCGTGTTCCTCAGAATGCCTACAACCGGGATTCAGTAACCTCATCAGTGCTTGACACCCTTCAAGAGGAGTCTTCTCTTGAGCCCAACCGCAAGTCTTATGTCTCTTTTACTGAGAGTGGCTCTGACTCTGCTGCTTTGAGTGTCACTGACCCCGAGGGCAACACCACGGCCACCAGCTACTATGATGGTGATAACTCAACGGGCTCCGGATCATTCCAGGAGCTTCGCCAGGCATTGACCAACGATGGCGACGACGTAGACGAGGAGCTACAAAGCTTCCTGGCTGGAGAGTCCTGGGGCGACGACAAGTGGATGAAGGGTGCGCTGATCGGCCAAGGTTCGTTCGGCAGCGTGTACCTGGCTCTCCATGCTGTTACTGGAGAGCTTCTCGCTGTGAAGCAGGTCGAGACACCTGCTCCTGGAGCCAACAGCCAGGGCGACACACGCAAGAAGGGCATGATCGAAGCACTCAAGCGAGAAATAAGCCTTCTTCGCGATCTTAGACATCCTAATATTGTGCAATATCTTGGTTGCAGTTCCTCGGCTGATTATCTCAATATTTTCCTCGAGTATGTGCCTGGTGGATCAGTTCAGACGATACTCAACTCGTACGGTGCGCTCCCGGAGCCGCTGGTTCGCAGTTTTGTTCGGCAGATTCTGACCGGCCTTTCATACCTACACAACCGAGACATTATCCATCGCGATATCAAGGGAGCCAACATCCTGGTGGACAACAAGGGAACCATCAAGATATCTGATTTCGGTATttcaaagaagctggaggccTCCAACATTCTAAACggcgccaacaacaacaagcacCGCCCTTCACTGCAAGGATCTGTTTTCTGGATGGCCCCTGAAGTTGTGAAGCAAACATCGTATACTCGCAAAGCAGATATCTGGTCGCTTGGAtgtttggtggtggagatgatgacTGGTAGTCACCCGTTCCCCGACTGCAGTCAGTTGCAGGCTATCTTCAAGATTGGGGGCGGAAAGGCGGCTCCTACGATCCCTGAACATGCGAGCGAGGCAGCTAAAGAGTTCCTTGCGCAAACCTTTGAAATTGACCACAACCTACGACCTAGCGCGGACCAGCTGATACTCAGCCCCTTCCTGATCCCAATCACATAA
- a CDS encoding STE/STE11 protein kinase, producing MAMLASKASFPAGLGASSLTPVSSQPTMAPPRRAPTMPSSGAYGSPTESEFNESDPAESVKNWDEEQVCEYLRSVKCGEYEKIFRKNHINGENLLEMDKDVLKEMGVEKVGDRVRLFLSIKKLRTRAYANEKKRNRDSFGGLDIHITAPHDSPRMHTSRGVPTSASNKRFSRQMDLHGALDNGMNSSRPNSPLPGTDLRNIRARGKTYATSPANVQGQRIVITNPDLPANRLVTTHTRNNSSMDGSLMAALPQGQEVIRVISTGGVTKVVKISACSTCEEVMRVTLRKFALREDHERNYCFWVLAGIDPDPGQCRRLGDTELWRIIKDQRRPERNRLILRRVPAGEPGEAELQRAAAIAMEEEQQKHARALETVDKRSQLKVQKMLGEKWNDQLQSPLSPISYQDRERNLHNAAKDLERPPSEIESRPARRVGALRQFGGLRPPSELIASDLTSYFPDHTREDIDRTARLSMRRSTRLSKVNSRLSVASSLSFASSVQDAPPIPTIADSWLNANSQLAKVKSRDSHIRVPQNAYNRDSVTSSVLDTLQEESSLEPNRKSYVSFTESGSDSAALSVTDPEGNTTATSYYDGDNSTGSGSFQELRQALTNDGDDVDEELQSFLAGESWGDDKWMKGALIGQGSFGSVYLALHAVTGELLAVKQVETPAPGANSQGDTRKKGMIEALKREISLLRDLRHPNIVQYLGCSSSADYLNIFLEYVPGGSVQTILNSYGALPEPLVRSFVRQILTGLSYLHNRDIIHRDIKGANILVDNKGTIKISDFGISKKLEASNILNGANNNKHRPSLQGSVFWMAPEVVKQTSYTRKADIWSLGCLVVEMMTGSHPFPDCSQLQAIFKIGGGKAAPTIPEHASEAAKEFLAQTFEIDHNLRPSADQLILSPFLIPIT from the exons atggccatgctAGCTTCAAAAGCGTCGTTTCCCGCCGGCTTGGGTGCTTCGTCTCTCACTCCTGTTTCTTCTCAACCCACAATGGCCCCTCCCAGGAGAGCTCCCACGATGCCCTCTTCAGGTGCTTATGGCAGCCCGACAGAATCCGAATTCAACGAAAGCGACCCCGCCGAATCCGTCAAGAACTGGGACGAAGAGCAGGTCTGCGAATACCTGCGGTCTGTAAAGTGCGGCGAGTATGAAAAGATCTTCCGAAAAAATCACATCAACGGCGAGAATCTTCTGGAAATGGATAAAGACGTGCTGAAAGAAAtgggtgttgagaaggtcggCGATCGTGTCCGCCTTTTCCTCAGCATCAAAAAGCTGAGAACCCGGGCATAtgccaacgagaagaaaCGGAATCGG GATTCATTTGGCGGACTCGACATTCACATCACTGCACCCCACGACTCACCAAGAATGCACACATCTCGAGGTGTTCCGACATCTGCTTCCAACAAGCGGTTTTCAAGGCAAATGGATTTACACGGTGCTTTGGATAATGGCATGAAttcctcaagaccaaacTCCCCTCTCCCCGGTACCGACCTGCGGAACATAAGGGCCCGAGGGAAGACGTATGCCACAAGCCCTGCCAATGTTCAAGGCCAAAGGATTGTGATTACCAACCCGGATCTTCCGGCAAACCGTCTGGTAACGACCCATACCAGGAACAACTCCAGTATGGATGGTTCACTGATGGCTGCCTTACCACAGGGTCAAGAAGTTATCCGCGTTATATCGACTGGCGGCGTTACGAAGGTTGTCAAGATTTCCGCGTGTAGTACTTGCGAGGAGGTGATGCGGGTGACTCTTCGAAAGTTTGCTCTGCGTGAGGACCACGAAAGAAACTATTGTTTCTGGGTTTTGGCTGGCATCGATCCTGATCCAGGCCAGTGCCGACGACTGGGCGATACTGAACTTTGGCGCATTATCAAGGACCAACGACGACCAGAACGAAATCGACTGATATTACGGAGGGTTCCAGCAGGCGAACCAGGGGAGGCGGAACTGCAGCgcgctgctgccattgccatggaagaagaacaacagAAGCACGCCCGAGCGCTGGAAACAGTAGACAAGCGAAGTCAACTTAAGGTTCAGAAGATGCTTGGGGAGAAATGGAACGATCAACTGCAGTCCCCATTGTCGCCAATATCTTACCAGGACCGGGAACGAAATCTACACAATGCAGCCAAGGACCTGGAGCGCCCCCCATCAGAGATTGAATCGCGGCCGGCTCGACGTGTCGGAGCCCTGCGACAGTTTGGCGGTCTTCGACCTCCCAGCGAGTTGATTGCTTCTGATCTCACCTCGTACTTCCCTGACCACACCAGAGAAGACATTGACCGAACAGCCCGACTTTCCATGCGACGGTCAACTCGCTTGAGCAAGGTCAACAGCCGGCTCAGCGTTGCtagcagcctcagctttgCCTCTAGTGTCCAGGATGCGCCTCCCATCCCAACTATTGCTGATTCTTGGCTTAATGCCAACTCTCAGCTTGCCAAGGTGAAATCCCGGGACTCTCACATTCGTGTTCCTCAGAATGCCTACAACCGGGATTCAGTAACCTCATCAGTGCTTGACACCCTTCAAGAGGAGTCTTCTCTTGAGCCCAACCGCAAGTCTTATGTCTCTTTTACTGAGAGTGGCTCTGACTCTGCTGCTTTGAGTGTCACTGACCCCGAGGGCAACACCACGGCCACCAGCTACTATGATGGTGATAACTCAACGGGCTCCGGATCATTCCAGGAGCTTCGCCAGGCATTGACCAACGATGGCGACGACGTAGACGAGGAGCTACAAAGCTTCCTGGCTGGAGAGTCCTGGGGCGACGACAAGTGGATGAAGGGTGCGCTGATCGGCCAAGGTTCGTTCGGCAGCGTGTACCTGGCTCTCCATGCTGTTACTGGAGAGCTTCTCGCTGTGAAGCAGGTCGAGACACCTGCTCCTGGAGCCAACAGCCAGGGCGACACACGCAAGAAGGGCATGATCGAAGCACTCAAGCGAGAAATAAGCCTTCTTCGCGATCTTAGACATCCTAATATTGTGCAATATCTTGGTTGCAGTTCCTCGGCTGATTATCTCAATATTTTCCTCGAGTATGTGCCTGGTGGATCAGTTCAGACGATACTCAACTCGTACGGTGCGCTCCCGGAGCCGCTGGTTCGCAGTTTTGTTCGGCAGATTCTGACCGGCCTTTCATACCTACACAACCGAGACATTATCCATCGCGATATCAAGGGAGCCAACATCCTGGTGGACAACAAGGGAACCATCAAGATATCTGATTTCGGTATttcaaagaagctggaggccTCCAACATTCTAAACggcgccaacaacaacaagcacCGCCCTTCACTGCAAGGATCTGTTTTCTGGATGGCCCCTGAAGTTGTGAAGCAAACATCGTATACTCGCAAAGCAGATATCTGGTCGCTTGGAtgtttggtggtggagatgatgacTGGTAGTCACCCGTTCCCCGACTGCAGTCAGTTGCAGGCTATCTTCAAGATTGGGGGCGGAAAGGCGGCTCCTACGATCCCTGAACATGCGAGCGAGGCAGCTAAAGAGTTCCTTGCGCAAACCTTTGAAATTGACCACAACCTACGACCTAGCGCGGACCAGCTGATACTCAGCCCCTTCCTGATCCCAATCACATAA